A genomic region of Nakaseomyces glabratus chromosome C, complete sequence contains the following coding sequences:
- the ABP1 gene encoding Abp1p (CAGL0C03597g~Putative actin-binding protein), with protein MALEPVKYGAFGSEIESAWQGVVRGGEEWVVLSARGDGELEPRVGDGFGAFLGEFGDQVAYGLARVTPPGSDVEKLLLVGWCPDTAPMKARASFAANFGTVANNVLKGYHVQVTARDEDDLDEQELLMKISNAAGARYSIQAQPSATPKAAPPKAAPKAAPKATPKAAPKAIATPAKTSATPATPATPAASANAKNGGDDDDWSEPELKERDFDSEPLKPNQSTFKPIGKVDLQKHIAEEAAKEDPRLVNKIDPASDIKHLKEQSKMQRDSEMNKFIGGTKPPMGSTQFKDDDKVIKGFKNEKTPAQLWAEKKAKQQGNAPAEKPAAEVSKSNAEDEDDEDDKQEDIKDIKSKFESLSTNSEPPIIQPRKIVQRTTEPEIEAPSMKKDPKKFGNPLPGMHSEEPEPEADEDNDDDWDDDEEESKPAQRSLPPLPSRDQEKDASPAPILPSRSVDKEDSPAPPSLPSRAKEEEQEQEEEEEEPEQEQEEEEEAPAPSLPTRETNAVPPPPPRRATEEKKEEKPWATAEYDYEAAEDNELTFEENDKIINIEFVDDDWWLGELEKTGEKGLFPSNYVSLGNQ; from the coding sequence ATGGCTTTGGAACCGGTTAAGTACGGTGCGTTTGGTAGTGAGATTGAGAGTGCGTGGCAGGGTGTTGTGCGCGGCGGCGAGGAGTGGGTGGTGCTGAGTGCGCGCGGTGACGGGGAGCTGGAGCCCCGTGTTGGCGACGGGTTCGGTGCGTTCCTCGGGGAGTTCGGGGACCAGGTTGCGTACGGGCTGGCGCGAGTGACGCCGCCGGGCTCTGACGTGGAGAAGCTGCTGCTGGTCGGGTGGTGTCCCGACACCGCGCCGATGAAGGCGCGGGCGTCGTTCGCTGCCAACTTCGGCACGGTTGCGAACAATGTGCTGAAGGGCTACCATGTGCAGGTCACCGCCAGGGACGAGGACGACCTCGACGAGCAGGAGCTGCTGATGAAGATCAGCAACGCCGCGGGCGCGCGCTACTCCATCCAGGCGCAGCCCTCGGCGACCCCTAAAGCCGCACCTCCAAAGGCAGCTCCAAAGGCGGCACCTAAGGCAACTCCAAAGGCAGCTCCAAAGGCAATTGCTACTCCGGCAAAGACGTCGGCTACACCAGCTACACCAGCAACACCAGCTGCAAGTGCGAACGCCAAGAATGGCGGCGACGACGACGACTGGAGCGAGCCTGAGTTAAAGGAGCGCGACTTCGATAGCGAGCCCCTGAAGCCCAACCAGTCCACTTTCAAGCCAATTGGCAAAGTGGACCTGCAGAAGCATATCGCCGAGGAGGCAGCCAAGGAGGACCCTCGCCTGGTGAACAAGATAGACCCTGCAAGCGACATCAAGCACCTCAAGGAGCAGTCCAAGATGCAGAGAGACTCTGAGATGAACAAGTTTATCGGCGGCACCAAGCCACCAATGGGCTCTACCCAGTTCAAGGACGACGACAAGGTCATCAAGGGTTTCAAAAACGAGAAGACCCCAGCTCAATTGTGGGCCGAGAAGAAGGCAAAGCAACAAGGCAATGCCCCAGCCGAGAAACCTGCCGCTGAAGTTTCAAAGAGCAACGCGGAAGACGAAGACGACGAAGACGACAAACAAGAAGACATCAAAGACATAAAGTCTAAGTTCGAGAGCTTGTCCACCAACTCTGAACCTCCTATCATTCAACCAAGAAAAATTGTGCAGAGAACAACCGAGCCAGAAATTGAAGCTCCATCGATGAAGAAAGACCCAAAGAAGTTCGGTAATCCATTGCCAGGTATGCACAGCGAAGAGCCAGAACCAGAAGCTGATGAAGACAACGATGACGACTGGgatgatgacgaagaagaGTCCAAGCCAGCTCAAAGAAGTCTACCACCATTGCCTTCTAGAGACCAAGAGAAGGACGCTTCTCCTGCACCTATCCTACCTTCCAGAAGTGTGGATAAGGAGGACTCTCCAGCTCCACCATCGTTGCCTTCCAGGGCtaaggaagaagaacaagaacaagaagaggaagaggaagagcCAGAacaagagcaagaagaggaagaagaagctcCAGCACCATCTCTACCAACCAGAGAAACCAATGCTGTGCCACCTCCACCTCCAAGAAGAGCCACcgaagaaaagaaggaagaaaagCCATGGGCCACTGCTGAATATGATTATGAAGCAGCTGAGGACAATGAGCTAACTTTTGAAGAGAATGATAAGATCATCAACATCGAGTTTGTTGACGACGACTGGTGGCTAGGTGAACTAGAGAAGACTGGTGAAAAGGGTTTATTCCCAAGCAACTACGTCTCCTTGGGAAACCAGtaa
- the MVD1 gene encoding diphosphomevalonate decarboxylase MVD1 (CAGL0C03630g~Ortholog(s) have diphosphomevalonate decarboxylase activity, role in isopentenyl diphosphate biosynthetic process, mevalonate pathway, sterol biosynthetic process and cytosol, nucleus localization): MTYVASTTAPVNIATLKYWGKRDAKLNLPTNSSISVTLAQEDLRTLTSAATSSEFKEDKLWLNGKEESLSSERTQNCLADLRALRRQLEEKDSSLPPMSQWKLHIVSENNFPTAAGLASSAAGFAALVMAIAKLYELPQSASDISKIARKGSGSACRSLFGGYVAWEMGEKADGSDSKAVEVAPLEHWPNMKAAVLVVSADKKDTPSTSGMQLTVNTSDLFKERITNVVPKRFEAMKKAILDKDFPTFAELTMKDSNSFHATCLDSFPPIFYINDTSKKIIKLCHLINEFYGETIVAYTYDAGPNSVLYYLEENEEKLFAFIYTLFSKVDGWQSKYNSEELSKFTSTFNNQVKGKFQFDLDDTIQENVSRVILTRVGPGPQDTKECLINEETGLPK, encoded by the coding sequence ATGACATACGTTGCTTCTACCACTGCTCCTGTGAACATCGCAACTTTGAAATACTGGGGGAAGCGTGATGCTAAGCTGAACCTGCCAACCAACTCATCCATCTCTGTTACTTTAGCTCAAGAGGATTTGAGGACATTGACCTCTGCTGCAACCTCTAGCGAGTTCAAGGAGGACAAGTTGTGGCTGAATGGTAAAGAAGAGTCCCTATCCAGTGAGCGGACTCAAAACTGTCTTGCGGACCTTAGAGCTTTGAGACGTCAGTTGGAGGAGAAGGACAGTAGTCTGCCACCAATGTCTCAGTGGAAGCTTCACATTGTCTCTGAGAACAACTTTCCAACTGCTGCAGGTCTAGCTTCTTCAGCTGCAGGCTTTGCTGCCTTAGTCATGGCTATCGCTAAGCTATACGAGCTACCTCAATCTGCATCCGATATATCCAAGATTGCGAGAAAGGGTTCTGGATCCGCCTGTAGGTCTCTATTTGGTGGCTATGTTGCTTGGGAAATGGGTGAGAAGGCTGATGGTTCTGACTCTAAGGCAGTTGAAGTTGCACCTTTGGAACATTGGCCAAACATGAAGGCCGCTGTACTTGTGGTAAGTGCTGACAAGAAGGATACACCATCCACCAGTGGTATGCAATTGACCGTTAACACATCTGATCTATTCAAGGAGAGAATTACCAACGTGGTACCAAAGAGATTTGAGGCCATGAAGAAAGCCATTCTTGATAAGGACTTCCCAACTTTCGCTGAATTGACTATGAAGGACTCTAACTCATTCCATGCTACTTGCTTAGACTCATTCCCACCAATTTTCTACATTAACGATACATCAAAGAAGATCATAAAACTTTGCCATTTGATCAATGAATTTTACGGTGAGACCATCGTTGCTTACACTTACGATGCTGGTCCAAACAGTGTCCTATACTATCTAGAAGAGAACGAAGAGAAGCTGTTTGCTTTCATTTATACTCTATTCTCTAAAGTAGACGGATGGCAATCAAAATACAACAGCGAAGAATTGTCCAAATTTACTTCAACTTTCAATAACCAAGTCAAAGGCAAATTCCAGTTTGATCTGGACGACACCATTCAAGAAAATGTTTCCAGAGTTATTCTAACAAGAGTTGGTCCTGGCCCACAGGATACCAAGGAATGTTTGATTAATGAGGAGACTGGATTGCCTAAATAA
- the MRX15 gene encoding Mrx15p (CAGL0C03674g~Ortholog(s) have mitochondrion localization) — MAKVSFSKLIASLVSKGRPEVIYSYKTSPLVKYGSKGLSLVFFLYGVSFTDFTVSSSTKILNSASEEQKSDAWFMFKTVGPIGLCVLPFALSAASLYVTSRVVNKVIYIPKHNATPSCQLIRKSMFLGREIKLTRSLKYINRPKKPRVFTGKGIQGIDDNGSFVFYLTDNHPDVRTRLQKFYLLPRSGHVWGSDGRIIDAMFGGESIKELDLLDFENSDKEGNTSGDLSKQRNIELEKDSSILDELIRVNAEKVKFHSDDIKMSSSKIIDIVNSKNTHKNNHKITKSN; from the coding sequence ATGGCAAAGGTCTCTTTTTCTAAGTTAATAGCATCACTGGTGTCCAAGGGAAGGCCCGAGGTAATTTACTCATATAAGACTTCACCGTTAGTCAAATACGGATCTAAGGGGCTGTCGCTAGTATTCTTCCTCTATGGTGTCTCATTCACAGATTTTACTGTGAGTTCATCAActaaaatattgaattctGCGTCAGAGGAGCAAAAATCAGATGCCTGGTTCATGTTCAAGACGGTAGGTCCTATAGGGCTGTGTGTTTTACCATTTGCGCTATCAGCTGCCTCATTATATGTCACCTCCAGAGTTGTTAACAAAGTAATTTACATTCCAAAGCATAATGCGACCCCATCTTGTCAGTTGATTCGGAAGTCGATGTTTCTGGGACGTGAGATAAAGTTGACCAGGTCCTTAAAGTACATAAATAGGCCCAAGAAGCCCAGAGTATTCACTGGTAAAGGTATTCAAGGAATAGATGACAACGGGTCATTTGTATTTTACCTGACTGACAACCACCCAGATGTGAGAACTAGATTGCAGAAATTCTATTTGCTTCCAAGATCAGGCCATGTTTGGGGCTCTGATGGTAGGATAATAGATGCTATGTTCGGAGGTGAATCTATAAAGGAACTCGATCTTCTGGACTTTGAGAATTCCGATAAAGAAGGGAACACTTCAGGAGACTTAAGTAAACAGCGTAATATTGAACTTGAAAAGGACTCGAGTATACTGGATGAGTTGATAAGAGTGAATGCTGAGAAAGTGAAATTTCATTCCGATGACATAAAGATGAGTAGTTCAAAGATTATAGACATAGTAAACTCCAAGAACACACACAAGAATAATCATAAAATTACCAAATCTAACTAA
- the AGA1 gene encoding Aga1p (CAGL0C03575g~Putative adhesin-like cell wall protein; predicted GPI-anchor), giving the protein MKAIALAYYLVAVMTLVAAQYTNSSAKLEAPTIQTENTILQALGIELTSIVAGTERPFPSITSEGKPSLTESNTIDLPHIPIANSSQGEMSDSTSSTTTITLTTTVTHPWRSSKVSETTILYTTSLAPEESLIIDTSVPDTHFNEEYDDIELIQLADENHTIVTPTSTRIASSQPNIREAYITTVDITTKDLQGNLVPSRTSYLISYTTETRGNIVTVYTTWCPIETTITPPLSLSVSASSTLVLSTVTTTTRGVITIYTTWCPYTDTKSITTSSKTTTYSTSSPSSVLSTVTTTTNGKTTVYTTWCPPTSNLPTSSLPTTTKKITTVFTSKVCLLCSTTTTTSQKSSTVSISSSIHTPTTSISSVTSSKSSSSKSSISSSSSSRPSTVTTTIICSTCHRNSVSSSTISSSSTSIRPQISSSHTSSHSSSRSSSNSSAPTTTIRSTSTQTISICHSCLIPTTTTYFTLSTVTTTTQGIVTIYTTYCPITSTMITWNTSITTVPPAIEHTQSTAHNSSYSSSIESRNIPSTALTPTLTTVVATTLTTTPAQSNEPPLSTIPSLTMSSGTTSPYPSPASMPQPPTVATTPVILQPLSSAITTTIQPSSSLKAVEACATCSPIPSQDSTSYTTVTSRVTSYLPSHTMPHYTAAANTLTNSRLLLAVLLVLL; this is encoded by the coding sequence ATGAAGGCAATTGCGCTCGCTTATTATCTGGTCGCTGTTATGACCTTAGTAGCCGCTCAGTATACCAATTCCTCAGCAAAACTAGAAGCTCCAACGATACAGACTGAGAATACGATTCTGCAAGCGTTAGGTATTGAACTCACCTCAATTGTAGCTGGTACTGAAAGACCATTTCCATCTATAACATCGGAAGGTAAGCCCAGCCTAACTGAATCCAACACCATTGATTTACCACATATTCCTATAGCTAACAGCTCTCAGGGCGAAATGTCAGATTCGACAAGCTCAACCACAACAATTACTCTTACTACTACAGTTACACACCCATGGAGGTCTTCAAAAGTGTCTGAAACAACTATTTTGTACACAACTTCTTTGGCTCCAGAGGAGTCGCTAATTATTGATACTAGTGTCCCTGATACACATTTTAATGAGGAatatgatgatattgagCTGATACAATTGGCTGACGAGAATCATACAATTGTGACTCCCACATCAACCAGGATTGCTAGTTCACAACCAAATATCCGTGAAGCTTACATCACCACAGTCGATATTACCACAAAAGACCTTCAAGGAAACCTGGTACCTTCAAGAACATCCTACTTGATATCTTATACTACTGAAACAAGAGGAAATATAGTCACTGTCTACACAACTTGGTGTCCAATTGAGACTACTATTACACCACCGCTCTCGTTGTCTGTATCGGCATCAAGTACTCTTGTTCTCTCTACAGTGACTACCACAACAAGAGGTGTAATTACAATATATACTACATGGTGCCCATATACTGATACCAAGTCCATAACGACAAGTTCCAAGACAACAACTTATTCCACTTCGTCGCCAAGTTCAGTATTATCGACTGTTACCACGACAACGAATGGTAAAACAACGGTATATACTACCTGGTGCCCTCCAACTAGTAATTTGCCAACCAGCTCATTGCCAACCACAACTAAAAAGATTACCACAGTATTTACATCAAAAGTTTGTTTGCTTTGCTCCACAACTACTACCACTTCTCAAAAGAGCTCTACAGTTTCAATATCCAGCTCAATACACACCCCTACAACTTCGATAAGCAGTGTAACCTCATCGAAATCTTCCTCCTCAAAGTCAAGTATCAGCAGTTCATCAAGTTCAAGGCCTTCCACCGTTACAACCACGATAATATGCTCTACATGCCACAGGAATAGCGTTTCCAGCAGTACCATATCCAGTTCTTCTACATCTATTAGGCCTCAGATTAGTAGTTCACATACTAGTTCACATAGCAGTTCACGTAGCAGTTCTAACAGTAGTGCTCCAACGACTACTATAAGATCCACCTCAACACaaacaatatcaatatGCCACAGTTGCCTAATACCTACCACAACCACATATTTCACATTATCGACTGTCACCACAACAACCCAAGGTATCGTTACCATCTATACCACGTACTGTCCAATTACATCTACAATGATAACATGGAATACCTCAATTACTACTGTGCCTCCAGCAATCGAGCATACACAGTCAACGGCCCATAATTCATCATACAGTTCTTCAATAGAATCACGCAATATTCCGTCAACTGCCCTTACGCCAACACTTACAACAGTAGTGGCAACGACACTTACCACAACACCAGCCCAATCAAATGAACCGCCTCTATCAACCATTCCTTCATTAACGATGTCTTCCGGAACTACTTCTCCGTACCCATCACCCGCTTCTATGCCTCAGCCTCCGACGGTAGCCACTACACCAGTCATATTACAACCGCTGTCCAGTGCAATCACAACAACCATTCAGCCCAGTTCATCTCTTAAAGCTGTCGAGGCCTGTGCAACATGTAGTCCTATACCTTCCCAAGACAGCACAAGCTACACCACGGTCACTTCGAGAGTAACCTCATATCTGCCATCCCATACAATGCCACATTAcacagcagcagcaaaCACATTGACCAATTCGAGACTGTTGCTAGCAGTCCTTCTAGTCCTTTTATAA
- the COQ2 gene encoding 4-hydroxybenzoate octaprenyltransferase (CAGL0C03652g~Ortholog(s) have 4-hydroxybenzoate octaprenyltransferase activity, role in ubiquinone biosynthetic process and integral component of mitochondrial membrane, mitochondrial inner membrane localization): protein MSLLLNIGNQGVRNLMQRRLQLAVSSSISRNLRTTRLLNMGKPFTEQELKQAREDRLKGLGPYVSKLPTKWIPYAELMRLEKPVGTWLLYLPGSWAIIMAAMETSASLGSTAWMLGLFGVGSLIMRGAGCTINDLLDRNLDNKVIRSVERPIAAGRVSPKNAVLFLGAQTAVGMGILTQLPAQCWWLGLASLPIVFTYPLFKRFTYYPQAALSACFTWGALLGYPAMGLTNWSAMIPLYVGSFLWCMTYDTIYAHQDKMFDIKAGIKSTALAWGDKTKAICNTMSVAQFSLYALAGINSGLFWGPGFIGGLSLFAYRVFKMIRTVDLNNPKDCWKHFISNINTGLYFSYALFFDYLLRLMGWL, encoded by the coding sequence ATGAGTTTGCTGCTGAATATTGGTAACCAAGGTGTGCGGAACCTGATGCAACGCCGGCTACAGCTTGCAGTGTCCAGTAGTATTTCCAGGAATCTCCGTACAACCCGTTTACTGAATATGGGTAAGCCTTTTACTGAGCAAGAGTTGAAACAGGCTCGTGAGGATAGGTTGAAGGGACTTGGTCCTTACGTTTCAAAGTTGCCTACCAAGTGGATACCTTATGCTGAGTTGATGAGATTAGAGAAACCAGTGGGTACGTGGCTGCTATACTTGCCTGGATCCTGGGCGATTATCATGGCCGCTATGGAAACCTCTGCATCTCTGGGGAGCACAGCATGGATGTTAGGGCTATTCGGGGTGGGCTCGCTCATAATGAGAGGTGCTGGTTGTACAATCAACGACCTACTAGATAGAAACCTGGATAACAAAGTAATAAGATCCGTGGAGAGGCCAATTGCTGCTGGTAGGGTTTCTCCTAAAAATGCAGTGCTATTTTTAGGAGCCCAAACTGCCGTTGGTATGGGAATACTGACACAACTCCCTGCTCAATGTTGGTGGCTGGGACTGGCATCCTTGCCAATCGTCTTTACATACCCATTGTTTAAGAGATTTACTTACTATCCGCAAGCTGCCCTAAGTGCTTGCTTTACGTGGGGTGCCCTTCTGGGCTATCCAGCGATGGGTCTGACTAACTGGTCAGCGATGATTCCTCTATATGTTGGTAGTTTCCTTTGGTGCATGACCTATGATACTATCTATGCCCACCAGGATAAAATGTTTGATATTAAGGCAGGTATTAAGTCAACAGCTTTAGCTTGGGGTGATAAGACAAAGGCAATCTGTAATACAATGTCAGTCGCACAGTTCTCACTTTACGCTTTGGCAGGTATTAATAGTGGCCTGTTTTGGGGACCAGGCTTCATAGGTGGGCTCTCATTGTTTGCTTACAGAGTCTTCAAAATGATTAGGACAGTTGACTTGAATAACCCAAAGGATTGCTGGAAGCATTTCATCAGTAATATCAACACAGGTTTGTATTTCTCCTATGCTTTATTCTTTGATTACTTGTTGAGATTGATGGGATGGTTATAA
- the TUP1 gene encoding WD repeat TUP1 family protein (CAGL0C03608g~Protein of unknown function) produces MAKEKDVIGGHAAKLEELLGAVRREFEAVSQEVSSYQQQNQKNYDFKINQQLAEMQQIRNTVYELELTHRKMKDVYEEEIGRLKAEIEKRDQQLSEFGAHSAAPPQPALPAPQITAEGTHLQDSKAGLTPLVSVLSSQNQAQAQAQAQAQAQAQAQAQAQAQAQAQAQAQAQAQAQAQAQAQAQAQAQAQAQAVHAAQVAQQTPAAQYQMTLPPMQQPQQYQQGYQLNSMSPQQAKTEPVDKKPETQVATTTATAEKQETAYNQWANQAKPIPPFLLDLDAENTSAEFKKQTEDYYVLYNPTQPKDIDIELHRTLLHDSVVCCVKFSNNGEYLATGCNKTTKIFEVATGNLVTELVDDTKTGTEDANSASSADLYIRSVCFSPDGKFLATGAEDKLIRIWDIAQRKIVMVLRGHEQDIYSLDYFQSGNKLVSGSGDRTIRIWDLHTGQCSLTLSIEDGVTTVAVSPGNGNYVAAGSLDRTVRVWDSNSGFLVERLDSEGETGVGHKDSVYSVVFTRDGKNIVSGSLDRSVKLWNLRNINGASTSPQPKTEGNCEMTYIGHKDFVLSVTTTENDQYILSGSKDRGVIFWDKVSGVPLLMLQGHRNSVISVAVANGKPLGANYNVFATGSGDCKAKIWKFQTIRK; encoded by the coding sequence ATGGCTAAGGAGAAGGATGTTATAGGCGGGCATGCTGCGAAGCTGGAGGAGCTGCTGGGGGCAGTTCGGCGGGAGTTTGAGGCTGTTTCGCAGGAGGTGAGCAGCTACCAGCAGCAGAACCAGAAGAACTACGACTTCAAGATCAACCAGCAGCTTGCGGAGATGCAGCAGATCCGGAACACGGTGTATGAGCTGGAGCTGACGCACCGGAAGATGAAGGACGTGTACGAGGAGGAGATCGGGCGGTTGAAGGCCGAGATAGAGAAGCGCGACCAGCAGCTGAGCGAGTTCGGCGCGCACTCCGCGGCGCCACCACAGCCGGCGTTGCCGGCTCCACAGATCACTGCGGAGGGCACCCACTTGCAGGACAGCAAGGCCGGGTTGACGCCTCTGGTGAGCGTGTTGTCTAGCCAGAACCAGGCACAGGCCCAGGCCCAAGCACAGGCCCAAGCTCAAGCTCAAGCCCAGGCACAGGCTCAGGCTCAGGCTCAAGCCCAGGCACAGGCTCAGGCACAGGCACAGGCTCAGGCCCAAGCTCAGGCCCAAGCACAGGCTCAGGCTCAGGCTCAGGCCCAAGCTGTACACGCGGCTCAGGTCGCACAACAGACACCTGCAGCACAGTACCAGATGACACTACCACCAATGCAGCAACCTCAGCAGTACCAGCAAGGGTACCAATTGAACTCCATGTCTCCACAGCAGGCGAAGACCGAGCCAGTTGATAAGAAACCAGAGACCCAGGTGGCTACCACCACCGCAACAGCTgaaaaacaagaaacagCATACAACCAGTGGGCTAACCAGGCAAAGCCTATCCCACCTTTCTTGCTAGATCTCGACGCTGAAAACACCTCTGCTGAGTTCAAGAAGCAGACCGAGGACTACTACGTGCTGTACAACCCTACTCAACCAAAGGACATCGACATCGAACTGCACAGAACTCTGTTGCACGACTCTGTGGTCTGCTGTGTGAAGTTCAGCAACAATGGTGAGTACTTGGCTACCGGTTGCAACAAGACCACGAAAATTTTCGAGGTCGCTACAGGTAACTTGGTCACAGAACTGGTTGACGACACCAAGACCGGCACTGAGGACGCTAACAGCGCCAGCTCTGCGGACCTGTACATTCGTTCCGTGTGTTTCTCTCCAGATGGCAAGTTTTTGGCTACTGGCGCTGAAGATAAGTTAATCCGTATCTGGGATATCGCTCAACGTAAGATCGTGATGGTGCTAAGAGGCCATGAACAAGATATCTACTCTTTGGATTACTTCCAATCCGGTAACAAATTGGTCTCTGGTTCTGGTGATAGAACTATTCGTATCTGGGACTTGCACACTGGTCAATGCTCTTTGACTTTGTCGATCGAGGATGGTGTTACCACCGTCGCAGTTTCTCCAGGTAACGGTAACTATGTCGCCGCAGGTTCTCTAGACAGAACAGTACGTGTCTGGGACTCTAACTCTGGTTTCTTGGTCGAAAGACTGGACTCAGAAGGTGAAACCGGCGTGGGCCACAAGGACTCGGTATACAGTGTTGTCTTCACCAGAGATGGTAAAAATATCGTCTCCGGTTCCTTGGACAGATCTGTGAAGTTGTGGAATTTGCGCAACATCAACGGAGCTTCTACTAGTCCACAGCCAAAGACAGAAGGCAACTGTGAAATGACATATATTGGCCACAAGGACTTCGTACTTTCTGTGACAACCACAGAAAATGACCAATACATTTTATCGGGTTCCAAGGATCGTGGTGTTATATTCTGGGATAAGGTCTCGGGTGTCCCATTGTTGATGTTGCAAGGTCACAGAAACTCTGTAATCTCTGTAGCTGTTGCAAATGGTAAGCCTCTAGGTGCTAATTACAATGTTTTCGCAACTGGTAGTGGTGATTGCAAGGCAAAAATTTGGAAATTCCAAACAATTAGAAAATAA